One window of the Actinomyces wuliandei genome contains the following:
- a CDS encoding carbohydrate ABC transporter permease, with the protein MSPESAPGSTPDGPDSRDTSRPAPHGRAATSRPRSRGSGSRQAGTRGSTTFFVTSVLLVVSLYFLIPVLWVVVNATKTSDDLFATNGFWFGDTFALWENIRLVLTSNDSIFPRWFLNSLLYSGAGALLATYIAAAAGYALSTYRFRGRNLMFGMVMGGVLVPGTATALPLFLVFSRIGVTNTYLAVLIPAAVSPFGLFLCRIYADAAVSTSLVEAGRIDGAGELAIFHRIALRQMAPALVTVFLFQFVAIWNNYFLPLIMLADERLYPVTLGLNTWLSQTSRLPEFYQLTVGGALLSVIPLAVLMLVLQRFWRGGLTEGAVKE; encoded by the coding sequence GTGTCTCCAGAAAGTGCCCCAGGCAGCACCCCAGACGGGCCGGACAGCCGGGACACCAGCAGGCCCGCCCCACACGGGCGCGCAGCGACCAGCCGCCCGCGCAGCAGGGGCTCTGGCAGCCGCCAGGCGGGCACCCGTGGCTCCACCACCTTCTTCGTCACCAGCGTCCTGCTGGTGGTCTCCCTCTACTTCCTCATCCCGGTGCTGTGGGTGGTGGTCAACGCCACGAAGACCAGCGACGACCTGTTCGCCACCAACGGCTTCTGGTTCGGTGACACCTTCGCCCTGTGGGAGAACATCCGACTGGTCCTGACGTCCAACGACTCGATATTCCCCCGCTGGTTCCTCAACTCGCTGCTCTACTCCGGGGCCGGGGCGCTGCTGGCCACCTACATCGCCGCCGCAGCAGGCTACGCCCTGTCCACCTACAGGTTCCGGGGCAGGAACCTCATGTTCGGGATGGTCATGGGCGGGGTCCTGGTCCCGGGAACAGCCACGGCCCTGCCCCTGTTCCTCGTGTTCTCCCGGATCGGGGTCACCAACACCTACCTGGCTGTCCTCATACCAGCCGCCGTCTCCCCCTTCGGCCTGTTCCTGTGCCGGATCTACGCTGATGCCGCAGTGTCCACCTCCCTTGTCGAGGCCGGGCGGATAGACGGGGCCGGCGAGCTGGCGATCTTCCACCGCATCGCGCTGCGGCAGATGGCACCAGCCCTGGTGACCGTCTTCCTCTTCCAGTTCGTCGCGATCTGGAACAACTACTTCCTGCCGCTGATCATGCTGGCTGACGAGCGCCTCTACCCCGTGACCCTGGGGCTGAACACGTGGTTGTCCCAGACCAGCCGGCTGCCCGAGTTCTACCAGCTCACGGTCGGCGGGGCGCTGCTCAGCGTCATCCCCCTGGCCGTTCTCATGCTGGTGCTCCAGCGCTTCTGGAGGGGAGGCCTGACAGAGGGGGCTGTCAAGGAGTAG
- a CDS encoding hemolysin family protein codes for MNDWLMILVGVLLTLGTALFVAGEFSLVALDPSTVETRAASGGRRASTVRRALTRLSTLLSGAQVGITLTTVLLGYTMQAALARLLSEVMSGWLAQSVAVGTAAAVSLVVVNAFSMVVGELIPKNATLADPMRAAALVAPFLMGFSLLLRPVIVVLNDTANLVLRAMGITPAEEISGTRSASELAALVRHSAQEGTLDSTTATLLTRSIGVGALTAVDVMTDRGRLHTLESGATAEDVVHLARATGHSRFPVTGQDVDDILGIAHLRRAVAVPYTRRAEVPVVSASLMAVAPRVPETMPLADLLVELRAQGSQMAVVVDEYGGTAGVVTLEDAVEEVVGDVTDEHDPRRSGAHLDPAGSWVVPGWMRPDELVSRTGVTVPDDGPYETLGGLVMTELGRIPRVGDRVVLPRAVLVVDAMEDRRVVRLRARGVGPEAEGPEAEGGEAGVDGGRTGPATGPGAAGLGRGGAGLRGEGRR; via the coding sequence GTGAACGACTGGCTCATGATCCTGGTCGGTGTCCTGCTCACCCTCGGGACGGCCCTGTTCGTGGCCGGGGAGTTCTCCCTGGTGGCCCTGGACCCCTCCACGGTGGAGACCCGGGCCGCCTCCGGAGGGCGCCGGGCGTCCACCGTCCGCAGGGCGCTCACCCGGCTGTCCACCCTCCTGTCCGGGGCGCAGGTGGGGATCACCCTGACCACGGTCCTGCTGGGGTACACGATGCAGGCCGCCCTGGCCAGGCTCCTGTCGGAGGTCATGAGCGGGTGGCTGGCGCAGTCTGTAGCCGTAGGCACGGCTGCGGCCGTCTCCCTGGTGGTGGTCAACGCCTTCTCCATGGTCGTGGGCGAGCTCATCCCCAAGAACGCCACCCTGGCCGACCCCATGCGCGCCGCCGCCCTGGTGGCTCCCTTCCTCATGGGCTTCTCCCTGCTGCTGCGACCGGTCATCGTCGTCCTCAACGACACCGCCAACCTGGTGCTGCGCGCGATGGGGATCACCCCGGCTGAGGAGATCAGCGGCACCCGGTCGGCCTCCGAGCTGGCTGCCCTGGTGCGTCACAGCGCGCAGGAGGGCACCCTCGACTCCACGACGGCCACCCTGCTGACCAGGTCGATCGGTGTGGGGGCGCTGACCGCTGTCGACGTCATGACCGACCGGGGACGCCTCCACACCCTGGAGTCCGGGGCCACCGCGGAGGACGTGGTCCACCTGGCCCGTGCCACCGGGCACTCCCGATTCCCGGTGACCGGGCAGGACGTGGACGACATCCTCGGGATCGCCCACCTGCGCCGCGCTGTCGCCGTCCCCTACACCAGGCGCGCCGAGGTCCCCGTGGTCTCCGCCTCCCTCATGGCTGTCGCGCCGCGGGTGCCCGAGACGATGCCCCTGGCGGACCTGCTCGTCGAGCTGCGGGCACAGGGGTCCCAGATGGCGGTCGTGGTTGACGAGTACGGCGGGACCGCCGGGGTGGTCACCCTGGAGGACGCCGTGGAGGAGGTGGTTGGGGACGTCACCGACGAGCACGACCCCCGTCGCTCCGGCGCCCACCTGGACCCGGCGGGCAGCTGGGTGGTGCCCGGCTGGATGCGCCCTGACGAGCTGGTCTCCCGCACGGGCGTCACGGTGCCCGACGACGGTCCCTACGAGACTCTGGGCGGCCTGGTCATGACCGAGCTGGGCCGTATTCCCCGGGTCGGGGACCGTGTCGTTCTTCCTCGGGCGGTCCTGGTTGTCGACGCCATGGAGGACCGTCGTGTCGTCCGGCTGCGGGCTCGCGGTGTCGGTCCCGAGGCAGAGGGACCCGAGGCAGAGGGAGGAGAGGCGGGTGTGGACGGGGGGAGGACCGGACCTGCCACCGGGCCGGGGGCTGCCGGCCTCGGACGCGGCGGGGCAGGTCTGCGAGGGGAGGGCCGACGATGA
- a CDS encoding ABC transporter substrate-binding protein, with amino-acid sequence MPTSVSRRAALTLGAGAAASIALGSCSPTRQDASTSPTVPPAQGRVTLTYWSWLKDLQKVADLYSQANPDVTVQVTWIPSSTSGGYQKLYSALAAGGGPDVGQVEMRMVPEFLLAGDLVDLSPYGAREARTRFDPAAWSYVDIADGVYGVPQDTGPVALFYRTDVLEEVGAQPPATWQEWAEVARTLKDARPGTFMDVFNLGDGNILATFCQQAGARWFVPEDDEWVINLTDEASVRVAEFWDTAIDEDLVSTAFGPFTSPWLSAMGAGTLATHTNGSWADALIESVPAGAGKFRVAPMPRWEDGFGSSYSGGSTAAVMAGSRHPAEALDFVVWLHTDPQALDALITTCGIGWSPAADYIGTPREGPSEFFSGQSYNTEVMVPMAQEQNLEWAWPPLCQQSINIVADGMRRKLTEGTALVDSLATSQSQIVQAFRRRGLAAREAGG; translated from the coding sequence ATGCCCACCTCGGTCTCACGTCGCGCCGCCCTCACCCTGGGCGCAGGTGCTGCGGCCTCTATAGCCCTGGGGTCCTGCTCGCCCACCCGCCAGGACGCGAGCACCTCCCCCACCGTCCCCCCTGCCCAGGGCCGGGTGACGCTGACCTACTGGTCCTGGCTCAAGGACCTGCAGAAGGTCGCCGACCTCTACTCCCAGGCCAACCCGGACGTGACCGTCCAGGTCACCTGGATCCCCTCCTCCACGTCCGGCGGGTACCAGAAGCTCTACTCGGCCCTGGCGGCGGGGGGCGGCCCGGACGTCGGACAGGTAGAGATGCGCATGGTCCCGGAGTTCCTCCTGGCCGGGGACCTGGTCGACCTCTCCCCCTACGGCGCGCGCGAGGCCCGCACCCGCTTCGACCCGGCGGCGTGGAGCTACGTGGACATTGCCGACGGCGTCTACGGCGTCCCCCAGGACACCGGGCCAGTGGCCCTGTTCTACCGCACCGACGTCCTGGAGGAGGTGGGGGCGCAGCCACCCGCCACCTGGCAGGAGTGGGCGGAGGTGGCCCGTACCCTCAAGGACGCCAGGCCCGGCACGTTCATGGACGTCTTCAACCTGGGCGACGGCAACATACTGGCAACCTTCTGCCAGCAGGCAGGTGCCCGGTGGTTCGTGCCTGAGGACGATGAGTGGGTCATCAACCTCACCGACGAGGCCAGCGTCCGGGTGGCCGAGTTCTGGGACACCGCGATCGACGAGGACCTGGTCTCCACCGCCTTCGGCCCCTTCACCTCACCCTGGCTGTCCGCGATGGGGGCAGGGACACTGGCCACCCACACCAACGGCTCGTGGGCAGACGCCCTCATCGAGTCCGTGCCCGCAGGCGCCGGGAAGTTCCGGGTGGCACCCATGCCCCGCTGGGAGGACGGCTTCGGGTCCAGCTACTCGGGCGGGTCGACGGCAGCCGTCATGGCGGGCTCCCGGCACCCTGCCGAGGCCCTGGACTTCGTGGTCTGGCTGCACACCGACCCCCAGGCGCTGGACGCTCTGATCACCACCTGCGGCATCGGCTGGTCACCGGCGGCCGACTACATCGGCACCCCGCGTGAGGGTCCCAGCGAGTTCTTCTCCGGCCAGAGCTACAACACCGAGGTCATGGTGCCCATGGCCCAGGAGCAGAACCTGGAGTGGGCGTGGCCGCCCCTGTGCCAGCAGTCCATCAACATTGTCGCCGACGGCATGCGCCGCAAGCTGACCGAGGGGACTGCCCTGGTGGACTCCCTGGCCACCAGCCAGTCCCAGATCGTCCAGGCCTTCCGCAGGAGGGGCCTGGCAGCCAGGGAGGCAGGGGGGTGA
- a CDS encoding GDSL-type esterase/lipase family protein, with the protein MEDTRLSFVGDELVAGYGDGRALGWTGRVMARTPREVPILWTTLAVPGETTAQLAERWQAEVARRSTPNGRSRLVIGLGVADVIAGVSYARSRLALANILDAAASEQRRCFVVGPPPLADADPDATSRLSTAASEVCHRRQVPYVDTFEPLRNHEQWNTDVTAAGGSHPGQAGYGLLAWLVLHRGWYEWLGTGRPTAPYGG; encoded by the coding sequence GTGGAGGACACGAGGCTGAGCTTCGTCGGTGACGAGCTGGTCGCCGGCTATGGCGACGGCCGGGCGCTGGGGTGGACCGGACGGGTCATGGCGCGCACGCCCCGGGAGGTCCCGATCCTGTGGACGACTCTGGCCGTCCCCGGTGAGACGACGGCACAGCTGGCCGAGCGGTGGCAGGCAGAGGTCGCTCGCCGCTCAACCCCCAACGGACGCAGCCGGCTGGTGATCGGCCTGGGCGTGGCTGACGTCATCGCAGGCGTGTCCTACGCGCGCTCACGCCTGGCCCTGGCCAATATCCTGGACGCGGCGGCCTCGGAGCAGCGGCGGTGCTTTGTGGTGGGGCCTCCGCCCCTGGCCGACGCCGACCCGGACGCCACCTCCCGCCTGTCCACAGCCGCCTCTGAGGTGTGCCACCGCCGACAGGTCCCCTACGTGGACACCTTCGAGCCCTTGCGCAACCACGAGCAGTGGAACACCGACGTCACCGCGGCCGGGGGGTCGCACCCCGGCCAGGCCGGCTACGGCCTCCTGGCCTGGCTGGTCCTCCACCGGGGCTGGTATGAGTGGCTGGGTACCGGGCGACCTACAGCACCCTACGGCGGCTGA
- a CDS encoding multifunctional oxoglutarate decarboxylase/oxoglutarate dehydrogenase thiamine pyrophosphate-binding subunit/dihydrolipoyllysine-residue succinyltransferase subunit, translating to MVEEIRAAWAADPSSVSPQWRELFEADPAAGQHRTAGSAPGTTTTAVSAGQPVQPMQPAALPHDAARRATITTAFAPASTRYQASAVQDVSRSDLPPAPPSDTAPPTSPYAQRLSRQQARDLEPGAGSGSTGGGDVGADSTSDAASSTDGTGHDADSARASSATSATSTRLKGAAARTARNMEDSLSVPTATSARAVPAKVLIENRSIINAHLARTRGGKVSFTHLIGWALVESLAQMPEMNVSYTTDEAGRPCLRTPAHVGLGLAVDVPGPQGQRRLLVPSLKQADLMDLAGFVAAYEDLVRRAREGSLSPADFQGTTVTLTNPGMIGTLHSVPRLMSGQGLIVGVGSMDYPAAFAGASAETLARHGVGRTLTLTSTYDHRVIQGASSGELLRLVEHKLLGLDGFWERALESLRIPHEPVRWARDTTYDPEHETGKHARVAELIHAFRQRGHLAADTDPLTYRLRRHPDLDITSYGLSLWDLDRTFPTGGLGGRDRATLREILDMLRDTYCGTAGIEYMHIQDPAQRTWWQERLEGGRREVDAAERRRILTKLEQAEAFETFLQTKYVGQKRFSLEGGESLIVLLDRLLDSCAHDGLDEVVIGMAHRGRLNVLTSIAGKSYSQVFDEFDGNGVIEGAGTGDVKYHLGTEGVFTGTDGVSTRVSLAANPSHLETVDGVVEGIVRAKQDRIGLGEKGYTVIPVLVHGDAAFAGQGVVYETLNMSQLPAYRTGGTVHVIVNNQIGFTTGAASARSTTYPTDLAKGLQVPIFHVNADDPETVARVAHMAYSYRRTFHKDVVIDLVCYRRRGHNEGDDPSMTQPVMYRLIDSLASTREVYTANLVGRGDITRQEAEQVSAAYHAELERILSEARTRGEPSQQAATELASAESQDQADPTTVGLPRSSLEVPASQQAGTGMMIGWSSAVPRDVVERIGDAQVAWPESFTIHPRLSGMLSRRQAATRSGGIDWGLGELLALGSLLMEGVPVRLAGEDARRATFSQRHAVLHDYSSGTEWTPLSFLTPDQAPFEVYDSLLSEYAALAFEYGYSVERPEGLTLWEAQFGDFANGAQSVIDEYVASATQKWGQRSGLVMLLPHGQEGQGPDHSSARMERYLQMCAQDNMWVTQPSTPANHFHLLREHAYRRPRRPLVVFTPKQLLRLKAATSPVEDFTSGRFQPVIGETDPELLGQPGPGGAAGEEPAGQVARSPQQGAPSGSTGGTSQVDRVLLCSGRVYYDLAAHRQATGDRRTAIVRLEQVYPLETDAVAAALAPFAGAELVWVQDEPANQGAWPYLALHLPTELTGGVLPRLVARPEAAAPAVGTAGVFRQQQTELVEAAFAR from the coding sequence ATGGTGGAGGAGATACGGGCCGCCTGGGCCGCCGACCCGTCCTCGGTGAGCCCCCAGTGGCGTGAGCTCTTCGAGGCCGACCCGGCAGCGGGTCAGCACCGGACTGCGGGCTCCGCCCCGGGAACGACCACGACGGCGGTGTCGGCGGGGCAGCCGGTCCAGCCCATGCAGCCCGCTGCGCTCCCCCACGACGCCGCCCGCCGGGCCACCATCACCACTGCGTTCGCCCCCGCCTCCACGAGGTACCAGGCCTCTGCCGTCCAGGACGTCAGCCGCTCCGACCTGCCTCCGGCCCCGCCCTCCGACACCGCTCCCCCGACCTCCCCCTACGCCCAGCGCCTGTCCCGCCAGCAGGCCCGCGACCTGGAGCCCGGGGCAGGCAGCGGCAGCACCGGCGGCGGAGACGTCGGCGCAGACAGCACCAGCGACGCTGCCAGCAGCACAGACGGCACAGGCCACGACGCCGACAGTGCTCGTGCCAGCAGTGCTACTAGCGCCACCAGCACCCGTCTCAAGGGGGCGGCTGCCCGCACCGCCAGGAACATGGAGGACTCCCTGTCGGTACCCACTGCCACCTCCGCACGGGCGGTCCCCGCCAAGGTCCTCATCGAGAACCGCTCCATCATCAACGCGCACCTGGCCCGAACCCGTGGCGGCAAGGTGTCCTTCACCCACCTCATCGGCTGGGCGCTTGTGGAGTCGCTGGCCCAGATGCCGGAGATGAACGTCTCCTACACCACCGACGAGGCAGGGCGGCCCTGCCTGCGCACCCCCGCGCACGTGGGCCTGGGCCTGGCCGTCGACGTCCCCGGCCCGCAGGGCCAGCGCCGCCTGCTGGTCCCCTCGCTCAAGCAGGCTGACCTCATGGACCTGGCCGGCTTCGTCGCCGCCTACGAGGACCTGGTGCGCCGGGCACGGGAGGGCTCCCTGAGCCCCGCAGACTTCCAGGGCACCACGGTGACGCTGACCAACCCCGGCATGATCGGCACCCTGCACTCCGTGCCCCGCCTCATGTCAGGTCAAGGTCTCATTGTGGGCGTGGGCTCCATGGACTACCCGGCGGCCTTCGCCGGGGCCAGCGCCGAGACCCTGGCCCGCCACGGCGTCGGCCGCACGCTCACCCTCACCTCCACCTACGACCACCGGGTCATCCAGGGGGCCTCCTCCGGGGAGCTCCTGCGCCTGGTGGAGCACAAGCTCCTGGGGCTGGACGGCTTCTGGGAGCGGGCGCTGGAGTCCCTGCGCATCCCGCACGAGCCGGTGCGCTGGGCGCGCGACACCACCTACGACCCCGAGCACGAGACCGGTAAGCACGCCCGCGTGGCCGAGCTCATCCACGCCTTCCGCCAACGAGGCCACCTCGCCGCCGACACCGACCCGCTGACCTACCGGCTGCGCCGCCACCCCGACCTGGACATCACCTCCTACGGCCTGAGCCTGTGGGACCTGGACCGGACCTTCCCCACCGGGGGCCTGGGAGGCCGGGACCGGGCCACCCTGCGCGAGATCCTGGACATGCTGCGTGACACCTACTGCGGCACGGCAGGGATCGAGTACATGCACATCCAGGACCCCGCCCAGCGCACCTGGTGGCAGGAGCGCCTGGAGGGCGGCCGACGGGAGGTCGACGCCGCCGAGCGCCGCCGGATCCTCACCAAGCTGGAGCAGGCCGAGGCCTTCGAGACCTTCCTGCAGACCAAGTACGTGGGACAGAAGCGCTTCAGCCTGGAGGGCGGGGAGTCCCTCATCGTCCTGCTCGACCGCCTCCTGGACTCCTGCGCCCACGACGGCCTGGACGAGGTGGTCATCGGCATGGCCCACCGGGGGCGCCTCAACGTCCTGACCAGCATCGCGGGCAAGTCCTACAGCCAGGTCTTCGACGAGTTCGACGGCAACGGCGTCATTGAGGGCGCAGGTACCGGGGACGTGAAGTACCACCTGGGCACCGAGGGCGTGTTCACCGGCACCGACGGGGTCTCCACCCGCGTCTCCCTGGCGGCCAACCCCTCCCACCTGGAGACCGTCGACGGCGTGGTGGAGGGGATCGTGCGCGCCAAGCAGGACCGTATCGGCCTGGGCGAGAAGGGCTACACGGTCATACCGGTGCTCGTGCACGGAGACGCCGCCTTCGCAGGCCAGGGCGTCGTCTACGAGACGCTCAACATGAGCCAGCTGCCCGCCTACCGCACCGGGGGGACGGTCCACGTCATCGTCAACAACCAGATCGGCTTCACCACCGGGGCCGCATCAGCCCGCTCCACCACCTACCCCACCGACCTGGCCAAGGGTCTGCAGGTACCGATCTTCCACGTCAACGCCGACGACCCCGAGACGGTGGCCCGCGTGGCCCACATGGCCTACAGCTACCGGCGGACCTTCCACAAGGACGTCGTCATCGACCTTGTCTGCTACCGCAGGCGCGGTCACAACGAGGGCGACGACCCCTCCATGACCCAGCCGGTCATGTACCGCCTCATCGACTCCCTGGCCTCCACGCGGGAGGTCTACACCGCCAACCTCGTGGGCCGGGGCGACATCACCCGCCAGGAGGCGGAGCAGGTCAGCGCCGCCTACCACGCCGAGCTGGAGCGGATCCTGTCGGAGGCGCGCACCAGGGGCGAGCCCTCCCAACAGGCCGCCACCGAGCTGGCCTCGGCGGAGTCGCAGGACCAGGCCGACCCCACCACCGTCGGCCTGCCCCGCTCCTCCCTGGAGGTGCCCGCCTCCCAGCAGGCGGGCACAGGCATGATGATCGGCTGGAGCTCGGCGGTGCCACGCGACGTCGTCGAGCGCATCGGGGACGCCCAGGTCGCCTGGCCGGAGTCCTTCACCATCCACCCCCGTCTGTCCGGCATGCTGTCGCGGCGCCAGGCCGCCACCCGGTCAGGTGGCATCGACTGGGGGCTGGGTGAGCTGCTCGCCCTGGGCAGCCTCCTCATGGAGGGCGTGCCGGTGCGCCTGGCGGGCGAGGACGCCCGGCGCGCCACCTTCTCCCAGCGCCACGCCGTCCTGCACGACTACAGCTCCGGCACGGAGTGGACGCCCCTGAGCTTCCTGACCCCGGACCAGGCCCCCTTCGAGGTCTACGACTCCCTGCTCAGCGAGTACGCCGCCCTGGCCTTCGAGTACGGCTACTCGGTGGAGCGGCCCGAGGGCCTGACCCTGTGGGAGGCCCAGTTCGGCGACTTCGCCAACGGCGCCCAGAGCGTCATCGACGAGTACGTCGCCTCCGCGACCCAGAAGTGGGGGCAGCGCTCCGGCCTGGTCATGCTGCTGCCCCACGGCCAGGAGGGCCAGGGGCCGGACCACTCCTCGGCGCGCATGGAGCGCTACCTGCAGATGTGCGCGCAGGACAACATGTGGGTGACCCAGCCCTCGACTCCTGCCAACCACTTCCACCTGCTGCGAGAGCACGCCTACCGCCGCCCCCGCCGCCCCCTGGTCGTCTTCACCCCCAAGCAGCTGCTGCGGCTCAAGGCGGCGACCTCACCCGTGGAGGACTTCACCTCCGGACGCTTCCAGCCGGTCATCGGCGAGACCGACCCGGAGCTGCTCGGACAGCCAGGGCCAGGAGGGGCGGCAGGTGAGGAGCCAGCCGGGCAGGTGGCCCGGTCCCCGCAGCAGGGCGCGCCCAGCGGCAGCACCGGGGGCACCTCGCAGGTCGACCGGGTACTGCTGTGCTCGGGCAGGGTCTACTACGACCTGGCTGCCCACCGGCAAGCCACCGGTGACAGGCGGACCGCCATCGTGCGCCTGGAGCAGGTCTACCCGCTGGAGACCGACGCCGTAGCCGCGGCCCTGGCTCCCTTTGCCGGGGCGGAGCTGGTGTGGGTCCAGGACGAGCCCGCCAACCAGGGGGCGTGGCCCTACCTGGCGCTCCACCTGCCCACCGAGCTCACCGGTGGCGTGCTCCCGCGCCTGGTGGCCCGGCCGGAGGCCGCCGCCCCTGCCGTGGGTACGGCGGGCGTCTTCAGGCAGCAGCAGACCGAGCTGGTCGAGGCGGCCTTCGCCCGCTGA
- a CDS encoding hemolysin family protein codes for MSTPAALLVAVVLLAGNAFFVGAEFAVTSARRSQLEPLAETGDARAVTALWALRHVSRMLATAQLGVTLCSTGLGVVAEPAIAHAIEPWLARLGAGQAGTHAVAVLIALVVVVYLHVVAGEMVPKNISISSPEKAVRWLAPPLVRVATVLGPVVSGLNGLANGVLRLLGIEPKEEVAAAFNAEEVASIVERSTAEGVLEDTTGLLSGALEFSEETAGSVMVPVEDLVTLPLDCTPEDVEAAVTSTGYSRFPLVAVTDAAGASRAGEDSGREVLAVTGYLHLKDVLDADGEERTHPVPAWRARALVPVRAHDEIETALVAMQRTGAHLGRVEDAEGRVLGVVFLEDILEELVGEVNDAMQRGGTRAAVEHDQGVDTP; via the coding sequence ATGAGCACGCCCGCTGCCCTGCTGGTCGCCGTGGTGCTCCTGGCTGGCAACGCCTTCTTCGTCGGGGCGGAGTTCGCGGTGACCTCGGCACGCCGCAGTCAGCTCGAGCCCCTGGCTGAGACGGGTGACGCCAGGGCCGTGACGGCGTTGTGGGCGCTGCGTCACGTCTCGCGCATGTTGGCCACCGCCCAGCTGGGAGTGACCCTGTGCTCCACGGGCCTGGGCGTGGTGGCCGAGCCTGCTATCGCCCACGCGATCGAGCCCTGGCTGGCCCGCCTTGGTGCAGGGCAGGCGGGCACCCACGCTGTGGCGGTGCTTATCGCCCTGGTGGTCGTGGTCTACCTGCACGTGGTGGCGGGTGAGATGGTGCCCAAGAACATCTCGATCTCCTCCCCGGAGAAGGCGGTGCGGTGGCTGGCCCCGCCGCTGGTGCGTGTGGCCACGGTCCTTGGCCCTGTCGTCTCCGGTCTCAACGGCCTGGCCAACGGGGTGCTGCGCCTGCTGGGTATCGAGCCCAAGGAGGAGGTCGCGGCAGCCTTTAACGCCGAGGAGGTCGCCTCCATCGTGGAGCGCTCCACCGCCGAGGGTGTGTTGGAGGACACCACCGGACTGCTGAGTGGGGCGTTGGAGTTCTCCGAGGAGACGGCGGGCAGCGTCATGGTCCCTGTGGAGGACCTGGTCACCCTGCCCCTGGACTGCACGCCTGAGGACGTGGAGGCGGCGGTGACCTCCACCGGCTACTCCCGGTTCCCTCTCGTGGCCGTGACTGACGCTGCCGGAGCCAGTCGTGCGGGGGAGGACAGCGGTCGTGAGGTGCTGGCTGTCACCGGCTACCTGCACCTCAAGGACGTTCTTGACGCCGACGGCGAGGAGCGCACGCACCCTGTCCCAGCCTGGCGGGCGCGTGCCCTGGTCCCCGTACGCGCGCACGACGAGATCGAGACGGCGCTGGTGGCCATGCAGCGCACCGGCGCCCACCTGGGGCGTGTGGAGGACGCGGAGGGCCGGGTTCTAGGCGTGGTCTTCCTGGAGGACATCCTTGAGGAGCTCGTGGGGGAGGTCAACGACGCCATGCAGCGCGGCGGCACGCGGGCAGCGGTCGAGCACGACCAGGGTGTGGATACGCCATGA
- a CDS encoding carbohydrate ABC transporter permease, which produces MSTVSAADKPGARESSRSGQRHGSTGSTDAGASGSSGTPGAGRPPRARRRTAAPYLLVAPFMLLFLVTFVVPILVALVQSFTRTRYAGTYGQEGTTQVFAGLDNYATALGNAGFTQSIGRVLLFGLVQVSVMIVAATVLALLLESASARWPGLFRALYFMPYGVPGVIATILWSFLYIPGLSPLVDALGVVGVQYDFLAEGNVLWSIANIVTWAYTGYNMLIIIAQLKAIPSDVYEAARVDGAGPLRIATSIQIPLIRPALLLTIVFSIIGTLQLFAEPQVLATITPAVDTEYTPNYSAYTWAFQYNDYGVAAAEAVIIAVAAFALSLVFLTVTTRPTARRGRR; this is translated from the coding sequence ATGAGCACCGTGAGCGCAGCAGACAAGCCGGGGGCACGTGAGAGCAGCAGGTCCGGCCAGAGGCATGGGAGCACCGGGAGCACTGACGCCGGGGCTAGTGGGTCATCGGGCACGCCGGGGGCCGGACGGCCGCCGCGCGCGAGAAGACGGACCGCAGCCCCCTACCTGCTGGTGGCACCCTTCATGCTCCTGTTCCTGGTGACCTTCGTCGTACCGATCCTCGTGGCCCTGGTCCAGTCCTTCACCCGCACCCGCTACGCGGGCACCTACGGGCAGGAGGGGACCACGCAGGTCTTCGCAGGCCTGGACAACTACGCCACGGCTCTGGGCAACGCAGGCTTCACCCAGTCGATCGGCCGCGTGCTGCTCTTCGGCCTCGTCCAGGTGAGCGTCATGATCGTCGCGGCCACGGTGCTCGCCCTGCTGCTGGAGTCCGCCTCGGCCCGGTGGCCAGGGCTCTTCCGCGCCCTGTACTTCATGCCCTACGGGGTACCCGGCGTCATCGCCACCATCCTGTGGTCCTTCCTCTACATCCCGGGCCTGTCCCCGCTGGTGGACGCCCTGGGGGTCGTGGGAGTCCAGTACGACTTCCTCGCCGAGGGCAACGTCCTGTGGTCCATCGCCAACATCGTCACCTGGGCCTACACCGGCTACAACATGCTCATCATCATCGCCCAGCTCAAGGCGATCCCCTCCGACGTCTACGAGGCGGCCAGGGTGGACGGAGCAGGCCCGCTACGTATCGCCACCTCGATCCAGATCCCGCTCATCCGCCCGGCGCTGCTGCTGACCATCGTGTTCTCCATCATCGGCACGCTCCAGCTCTTCGCCGAGCCTCAGGTACTGGCCACGATCACCCCGGCGGTGGACACCGAGTACACGCCCAACTACTCGGCCTACACCTGGGCGTTCCAGTACAACGACTACGGGGTGGCTGCGGCAGAGGCGGTCATCATCGCGGTGGCCGCGTTCGCGCTGTCCCTCGTCTTCCTCACGGTCACCACCAGGCCCACCGCCAGACGAGGGAGGCGGTGA
- a CDS encoding 50S ribosomal protein bL37 gives MSKRGRKRRARAKSGANHGKRPNT, from the coding sequence ATGAGCAAGCGCGGTCGTAAGCGTCGTGCACGGGCCAAGAGCGGCGCCAACCACGGCAAGCGTCCCAACACCTGA